The uncultured Roseibium sp. DNA segment GAAACCCGTGTTCTGGTGGCGACCACGGTGATCGAGGTCGGGGTCGATGTCCCGGACGCGACCATCATGGTCATCGAGCATGCCGAGCGGTTCGGCCTTGCCCAGCTTCACCAGCTGCGCGGACGTGTCGGCCGCGGCGACAAACCGTCCTCCTGTGTCCTGTTGTTCAAGGGACCGCTTGGGGAAACGGCTCAAGCGCGGCTCAACATCATGCGGGAGACCAACGACGGTTTTCTGATTGCCGAGGAGGACCTGCGGCTGCGCGGCGGCGGTGAAATCCTAGGCACCCGTCAGTCAGGGACGCCGGGCTTCCGGATCGCCCAGGTGGAGCACCATGCGGATCTCATGGAAACGGCGCGCGATGATGCACGGCTGATTCTGGAAAACGATTCCGAACTGCAGGGAAAACGGGGCGATGCGCTGCGTTGCCTGCTTTATCTGTTCGGGCGGGACGAAGCGATCCGACTGTTGAGAGCTGGCTGAGAGACGCTTACGCGTCTTCGCGGGGCGTCTCGGCAGGCGTCTTGGAAATACCTTTTTGGTCCGGCTTCTTTTCCATCACATCATCAAGGATTTCCGGATAGGACGGATTGACCAGACCTGCCGAAATGACCAGCTTGGCGGCGTCCTCGACCGACATTGACAGTTCGATGATGTCTTCGCGGGGGACGAACAGCAGAAAACCGGAGGTCGGATTTGGGGTTGTCGGAAGGAAGACCGAGACGAGATCGGCCTTGTCGCCCAGACGGCGCGCCACTTCGCCTTTGGTCTGCGTCGAGATGAAAACGATCGCCCACAGGCCCTTGCGCGGATATTCGATCAGGGCCGCCTTAGTGAAGCTGCTTCCCCGTTCATCGAGCACCGTTTCGAAGATCTGCTTCAGGCCGCTGTAGATGTTTCGCACCAGCGGCATGCGTCCGACAACGGATTCACCGAAGGACAATAGACTGCGTCCGGCGAAATTCGCCGTCACGAATCCGACGATCGTTAGCAGGACGATGGCAACGATCAGACCAAAACCGGGCACGGGGAAAGGCAGATAGGTGTCCGGGTTATAGACCTTTGGCACGAAGGGCTTGACCCAGCCATCGACCCATTGGATGAAGGTCCAGGTCAACCACAGGGTAATTCCAATTGGACCCGCAATGACAAGGCCGGTCAGGAAATAGTTCCGCACGCGGGTCGTTACCCGGCCCTTGTGGCCGCCCGCCGGAATATCTTCCCTTGAGCTATCGCGCGTCATTATGGACACCTCTTGATACGACGAAACCGTCGCAATTCTTTTCCAAGTCCACTACATAGTTGTTTTAAGTGCGCTGCGGTATCCCGTAGCTGGATTAATTTTGCGCGATCCGCGCGATCGACTGCACGAAACGGAGGCAGCCCTTTGAGGCGCACCACCTTCAAGCTCCTCGGGTTCGGCTGCGTGGCTGCCGGCGTGATCGGTATTTTTCTGCCGATCATGCCGACGACGATCTTTTTCATCCTTGCGGCAGCCGCATTCGCCCGTTCGTCACCGGAACTGGAAAAGCGGATCCTTGACCATCCGCGTTACGGTCCGCCTGTACGGAATTGGCGGGAGCATGGTGTCGTGCCCGTGAAGGCGAAAATCTACGCCCTGTCCGGTATGGCTTTCGGCTTTATCGTCTTTTTATGGGCAGCCCATCCCAAACCCTGGCTGGCGATCGTCGTCGGGGTGTTCATGGTAGCCTGCGGGCTCTACGTGGGAACGCGCCCATCGGTGGCTGGGACCGACACAGGGTCCTAGATTGCGGCGTCGGATAGCCCTCCGCCGCGCAGATCCTCAGTCGTCCGGGATCAGACGCTTGCCGAAGGCCAGACTGGTTTCGAGAATGTAGCCCATCCCCTCGTAAAAAGCGGAAGCCTGTTCATTGTCCTTGCGGACAAACAGATTAATTTTCGGGCATCCCCGATTGATCAGATACGCCTCGCAGTGGCTCATGAGCTGCCGGCCACAACCGGAGCCCTGATGCTCGGGCGAGATACTGAGATAGTAGATCGCGCCGCGATGGCCGTCGTATCCGGCCATGACGGAGCCGATCACCTTGTCCTCCTTCGTGATCGGATCCCGGCATAGCATGACGAAGAAACCGCCATTGCGATCCGTCAGCTTGCGGTCAATGTCCTTGTCCGGATCGTTCCAGGCCCGGATCAATCCGCAGTCCTGCCATAGGGAGATGACCTGTTTGCGATGCCGTTCCTGAAAATCGACGATGGAATAATCGGAGGGTATCGGCATTATTCAACGGTTACCGACTTGGCGAGATTACGCGGCTGATCCACATCCGTTCCCATAAAGACGGCCGTATAATAGGCGATGAGCTGCACCGGCAGGGCATAGATGATCGGTGCGGCGATCTCGGGGACATCCGGCATGACCACGATCTTGCCGGCCGAATTGCCGCATTCCGCAGCTCCTTTTTCGTCGGTGATCAGGATGATATCACCGCCGCGCGCCGCCACTTCCTGCATGTTCGACACTGTCTTTTCGTAGATCCCGTCATGGGGGGCGATCACGAAAACCGGCATGTTTTCATCGATCAACGCGATCGGTCCGTGTTTCAACTCGCCGGCCGCGTAGCCTTCCGCATGGATGTAGGAAAGTTCCTTCAGTTTCAGGGCGCCTTCCAGGGCCAACGGGAAATTCGTTCCCCGGCCGAGATATAGCGCATTGTGTGTCCGGGACAGCGGTTGCGACAACCGTTCGATGGCGACTTCCTGCTTCAGGGCCTGCACGGCGAGCCCCGGAGTGGCGGCAAGGCCCTCGATCAGTTCCGCTTCACGCTCCGCTGACAGGACACCGCGGATTCTGCCGGCCTGGATGGCCAGCGCAGCGAGAACGGTCAGCTGGCAGGTGAACGCCTTGGTCGAGGCAACGCCGACTTCCGGACCGGCGATTGTCTGGAAGATCACATCCGACTCGCGGGCAATCGTGCTTTCGGGGACATTGACCACGGCGCCGATAACCGCCCCATGCGCCCTGCAATAACGAAGGGACGCCAGCGTATCGGCCGTTTCCCCGGACTGGGAAATGAACAGGGCAAAATCGCCCTTGTTGATCGGGGTTTCCCGATAGCGGAACTCGGATGCGATATCGATTTCCACCGGCAGACGGGCGTATTTCTCAAACCAGTATTTGGCGATCAGTCCCGCGTAGAAAGCGGTTCCGCACGCCGTAATGACGATACGATCCAGGTTGGCGAAATCAGCGGCCTCGATACCCTGTACATTCGCCTGTTTCGCGGTCAGATCCACATACCGCGACAGGGTATGTCCGATCACTTCCGGCTGCTCATGGATTTCCTTGGCCATGAAGTGGCGGTAGTTGCCCTTGTCCATCGGCACGGCCGTGACCGTGGAGCGGGATACCGGACGTTCTACCGCATTGTTATCGTGATCGAAAACCTTGACGCTGTTGCGGGTGATGACCGCCCAGTCCCCTTCTTCCAGATAGGTGATCCGGTCGGTGAACGGAGACAGCGCGATGGCATCCGACCCGAGGTACATTTCGCCTTCGCCGTGCCCAACCGCCAAGGGGGACCCTTTGCGCGCACCGATCATCAGGTCCTCTTCGCCTTCAAACAGGAAAGCGAGCGCGAAAGCCCCCTTCAGCCGAGGCAGGATGGCAGCGACGGCCTCTTGGGGCGACTTGCCCTTTTCCTGCTCGATATTCACCAGATGAGCGACGACTTCGGTGTCGGTCTCCGTCTCGGTCCGCGTGCCCTTCGTTGCGATCTCTTCGCGAAGTTCGAGATAATTTTCGATGATGCCGTTGTGAACGATTGCCACACCGCCGGCCTTGTGGGGATGCGCATTCGCGGTCGTCGGTGCGCCGTGGGTCGCCCAACGGGTATGGCCGATACCGGAGGTCCCGGACAACGGGCTCCTTTCCAGCAGGGCTTCAAGGTTGCGCAATTTCCCTTCCGCGCGCCGCCGGACGAGTTTCCCGTCTTCAAGCGTTGCCACACCTGCGGAATCGTAACCGCGATATTCCAGTCGTTTCAAAGCATCCACGAGCCGCGGAGCTACATCTGTTTTTCCGAGAATACCGACAATCCCGCACATGCAATGCACCTTTATTAAAACCGGATTCGACGCAAAACGTTTAGACGACGCCTTACAGGGGATTGAAATCAAACCCTGTTTCAGTTCGTGACACGAGAAGCTTGAGAATTGGCTAAGCCTGTTGATCAGGTTTTGGTTTTAGCCTGCTTGGCGGCCTTGAACCGGGCCCGGATTTCCGCCGCCCTGCCCGACTTGACCACCTGACGCCCCCGACCGATGACCAGCGACTCCGCTTCCGCGTCTTCTGTCACCACGCTGCCGGCGCCTACATAAACGCCGTCACCCAGGGAGACCGGCGCAACGAGCGTGGAGTTTGAACCGATGAAGCTTCCCGCTCCGATATCGGTCCGATGCTTGCCGAAGCCATCGTAATTGCAGGTGATTGTTCCTGCTCCGATGTTGCTGCCCGCACCGACACTGGCATCCCCGATATAGGCCAGGTGATTTGCCTTGGCGCCTGAGCCGACGGTCGCGTTCTTGACTTCCACGAAATTGCCGATGTGGACGTTTTCGGAAAGCTTTGCCCCCGGTCGTAGCCGGGCATAAGGGCCGATGATGCTTCCCGCACCGACGATCGCACCTTCCAGATGGCTGAAGGCCCGGATCCGGGCTCCAGACGCAACGGTCACGCCTAGGCCGAAGACCACGTTCGGCTCCACGGTCACATCCGGTTCCAGGATCGTGTCATGAGAGAAAAACACGGTTTCGGGGGCCTGCAGGGTCACGCCCGTTTCCATCGCGGCTACCCGCATCCGCTTTTGGAAGACAGCCTCACAATCGGCAAGCTGAGCGCGTGTGTTGATCCCTTGAACATCTTCCTCATCAGCCGCGACCGCGATGACCTTGAGGCCTTTTGTGTTGGCGATCTCGACCGCATCGGTCAGATAATATTCGCCCTTCGCATTGTCGTTTCCGATCGCCTCCAGCAAGTCGCGGACGATTGCTCCGCGGAAACCCATGATGCCGGAATTGCAGAAAGAAACCTTGCGTTCCTCATCAGTTGCGTCTTTTTCTTCGCGTATAGCCTGAAGAACCCCATTCTTGATAAGCAGGCGGCCGTAGCCGAACGGATTGGCTGCCTGGAACCCCAGTACGGCGACGTCGGCGCCCTCTGCCAATGCGGTGCGGACGGATTTGACGGACATCGGTGTGATCAGGGGCGTATCGCCGAAAAGCACCAGAACGTCGTCAGCCGGCTCCTCCAGAGATGAGCGGGCCGCCAGTGCGGCATGGGCGGTTCCAAGACGCTCGGTCTGAACATGGCAACCTGCTTCCGGCGCCAGGGTTTCGACCAGTTTTACCAGATCCTCCATTTCGGGTCCGAC contains these protein-coding regions:
- the glmS gene encoding glutamine--fructose-6-phosphate transaminase (isomerizing), which translates into the protein MCGIVGILGKTDVAPRLVDALKRLEYRGYDSAGVATLEDGKLVRRRAEGKLRNLEALLERSPLSGTSGIGHTRWATHGAPTTANAHPHKAGGVAIVHNGIIENYLELREEIATKGTRTETETDTEVVAHLVNIEQEKGKSPQEAVAAILPRLKGAFALAFLFEGEEDLMIGARKGSPLAVGHGEGEMYLGSDAIALSPFTDRITYLEEGDWAVITRNSVKVFDHDNNAVERPVSRSTVTAVPMDKGNYRHFMAKEIHEQPEVIGHTLSRYVDLTAKQANVQGIEAADFANLDRIVITACGTAFYAGLIAKYWFEKYARLPVEIDIASEFRYRETPINKGDFALFISQSGETADTLASLRYCRAHGAVIGAVVNVPESTIARESDVIFQTIAGPEVGVASTKAFTCQLTVLAALAIQAGRIRGVLSAEREAELIEGLAATPGLAVQALKQEVAIERLSQPLSRTHNALYLGRGTNFPLALEGALKLKELSYIHAEGYAAGELKHGPIALIDENMPVFVIAPHDGIYEKTVSNMQEVAARGGDIILITDEKGAAECGNSAGKIVVMPDVPEIAAPIIYALPVQLIAYYTAVFMGTDVDQPRNLAKSVTVE
- a CDS encoding DUF502 domain-containing protein, with the translated sequence MTRDSSREDIPAGGHKGRVTTRVRNYFLTGLVIAGPIGITLWLTWTFIQWVDGWVKPFVPKVYNPDTYLPFPVPGFGLIVAIVLLTIVGFVTANFAGRSLLSFGESVVGRMPLVRNIYSGLKQIFETVLDERGSSFTKAALIEYPRKGLWAIVFISTQTKGEVARRLGDKADLVSVFLPTTPNPTSGFLLFVPREDIIELSMSVEDAAKLVISAGLVNPSYPEILDDVMEKKPDQKGISKTPAETPREDA
- a CDS encoding GNAT family acetyltransferase, with translation MPIPSDYSIVDFQERHRKQVISLWQDCGLIRAWNDPDKDIDRKLTDRNGGFFVMLCRDPITKEDKVIGSVMAGYDGHRGAIYYLSISPEHQGSGCGRQLMSHCEAYLINRGCPKINLFVRKDNEQASAFYEGMGYILETSLAFGKRLIPDD
- a CDS encoding YbaN family protein, yielding MRRTTFKLLGFGCVAAGVIGIFLPIMPTTIFFILAAAAFARSSPELEKRILDHPRYGPPVRNWREHGVVPVKAKIYALSGMAFGFIVFLWAAHPKPWLAIVVGVFMVACGLYVGTRPSVAGTDTGS
- the glmU gene encoding bifunctional UDP-N-acetylglucosamine diphosphorylase/glucosamine-1-phosphate N-acetyltransferase GlmU, which codes for MTKRNCLSIVLAAGLGTRMRSDLPKVMHPIGNLPLIGHVLKALKNASSDRVAVVVGPEMEDLVKLVETLAPEAGCHVQTERLGTAHAALAARSSLEEPADDVLVLFGDTPLITPMSVKSVRTALAEGADVAVLGFQAANPFGYGRLLIKNGVLQAIREEKDATDEERKVSFCNSGIMGFRGAIVRDLLEAIGNDNAKGEYYLTDAVEIANTKGLKVIAVAADEEDVQGINTRAQLADCEAVFQKRMRVAAMETGVTLQAPETVFFSHDTILEPDVTVEPNVVFGLGVTVASGARIRAFSHLEGAIVGAGSIIGPYARLRPGAKLSENVHIGNFVEVKNATVGSGAKANHLAYIGDASVGAGSNIGAGTITCNYDGFGKHRTDIGAGSFIGSNSTLVAPVSLGDGVYVGAGSVVTEDAEAESLVIGRGRQVVKSGRAAEIRARFKAAKQAKTKT